One genomic region from Candidatus Endomicrobiellum trichonymphae encodes:
- a CDS encoding phosphatidate cytidylyltransferase, with the protein MLLTRILTAVAGIPFILACIYSGNIPFYVMMFIISSLCVQEYLMISKKYNPHTAVSLAMAAAFFVFLYFFKDFPADKVIVSAIVMIFVLFGIEIFGENPTFCIGRISSSFLGAFFIPLALMHMVYIRNLHGGMKLVFFIFIVIWILDTMAYAFGKALGKHKLANNISPNKTLEGAIAGIVFGVLAAVACRCTFMSNILTLQNAIILGLVIAVSGQFSDLAESLIKRDGNVKDSGKVVPGHGGVFDRFDSYLFTAPIAYYVLQILK; encoded by the coding sequence ATGTTATTAACTAGAATATTGACGGCTGTTGCTGGAATACCTTTTATCTTAGCGTGCATATACAGCGGGAATATTCCGTTTTATGTAATGATGTTTATCATATCGTCTCTGTGTGTTCAAGAATATTTGATGATTTCAAAAAAATATAATCCGCATACCGCCGTATCTCTTGCTATGGCAGCGGCATTTTTTGTGTTTTTATATTTCTTCAAAGATTTTCCGGCAGATAAAGTGATAGTTTCAGCTATAGTAATGATATTTGTTCTTTTCGGAATTGAGATTTTCGGAGAAAATCCCACCTTTTGCATTGGCAGAATATCGTCATCTTTTTTAGGAGCTTTTTTTATTCCGCTTGCTTTGATGCATATGGTTTATATACGCAATTTACACGGCGGCATGAAACTTGTATTTTTCATTTTCATAGTCATTTGGATTTTAGATACTATGGCTTACGCTTTTGGAAAAGCGCTGGGGAAACATAAACTTGCAAATAATATAAGTCCTAATAAAACGTTGGAAGGCGCAATAGCAGGAATTGTTTTTGGAGTTTTGGCGGCAGTTGCCTGCAGGTGTACATTTATGAGCAATATTTTAACTTTGCAGAATGCCATAATACTCGGTCTTGTAATTGCTGTTAGTGGACAATTTTCGGATCTTGCCGAATCGCTTATTAAAAGAGACGGAAATGTTAAAGATTCCGGAAAAGTCGTACCCGGACACGGCGGAGTTTTTGACAGGTTTGACTCTTATCTATTTACAGCTCCTATAGCGTATTACGTTTTACAGATTTTAAAATGA
- the frr gene encoding ribosome recycling factor: MHTQSFFSAAEEVMKRTIDRLKCELSSIRTGRVNSAVIETIKVESYGSIMPINQIASISVSDARTIEIRPWDVSQLNAIEKAILKADIGMSPANDGKLIRVSVPHLTQERRKEIAKSIGKMAEEFRVAIRNERRVLVENIKKLEKDKVITEDDKKKLEVEAQKVTDGYIKKIDDSIVVKEKEVMQV, encoded by the coding sequence ATGCATACGCAGAGTTTTTTTTCGGCGGCAGAAGAGGTTATGAAAAGAACTATAGATAGATTAAAATGCGAATTGTCTTCGATAAGAACCGGTAGAGTAAACAGTGCGGTAATAGAGACAATAAAAGTTGAAAGTTACGGTTCTATTATGCCTATAAATCAAATTGCAAGCATCAGTGTTTCCGACGCAAGAACAATAGAAATAAGACCTTGGGACGTTTCGCAGCTAAACGCAATAGAAAAAGCGATACTTAAAGCTGACATAGGAATGTCTCCGGCAAATGACGGAAAACTTATACGTGTTTCTGTGCCTCATCTTACGCAGGAGAGAAGAAAAGAGATAGCAAAATCTATAGGTAAAATGGCGGAAGAATTCAGAGTTGCCATAAGAAACGAAAGAAGAGTTCTGGTTGAAAATATAAAGAAGCTTGAGAAAGATAAAGTTATAACTGAAGATGACAAAAAGAAACTTGAAGTCGAAGCTCAAAAAGTTACTGACGGTTATATAAAAAAAATAGATGACAGTATAGTGGTTAAAGAAAAAGAAGTTATGCAGGTATAA
- the pyrH gene encoding UMP kinase, protein MAAKRVLLKLSGESLSDGSSSISANSLLRTVNEIKSAVTCSRVQLAVVIGAGNIWRGACKFIERVTADKMGMLVTVMNSLALSDALAKAGMKSNLFSANGVSGFAENFNREKVIRCIEQGNTTVIFAGGTGNPFFTTDTTAALRAAEIKADMLLKATQVDGVYSADPKKNKDAVKFNSLTFKEALDKHLKIMDYEAFSLCMQTNISITVFDFYKDGNLKKVLNGEKVGTIVEA, encoded by the coding sequence ATGGCTGCAAAGAGAGTGCTTTTAAAACTTTCTGGAGAATCTCTTTCTGATGGTTCATCTTCAATAAGCGCAAACAGCCTTTTAAGAACAGTAAATGAAATTAAATCTGCTGTCACCTGTAGCAGAGTGCAGCTTGCAGTTGTTATCGGGGCGGGAAATATTTGGAGAGGTGCATGTAAATTTATAGAAAGGGTAACTGCAGACAAGATGGGAATGCTTGTAACGGTTATGAATTCTCTTGCTTTAAGCGATGCTTTGGCAAAAGCGGGTATGAAATCAAATTTATTTTCAGCAAACGGCGTAAGCGGTTTTGCTGAAAACTTTAACAGAGAAAAAGTTATAAGATGTATTGAGCAGGGAAATACTACAGTTATTTTTGCAGGCGGTACGGGCAATCCTTTTTTTACGACGGATACAACTGCTGCTTTAAGAGCCGCAGAAATAAAAGCCGATATGTTGTTGAAAGCTACGCAAGTTGACGGCGTTTACAGTGCAGATCCGAAAAAGAACAAGGATGCCGTGAAATTTAATTCCTTAACCTTTAAAGAAGCTTTGGATAAACATTTAAAAATAATGGATTACGAAGCTTTTTCATTGTGTATGCAGACAAATATATCAATTACCGTGTTTGATTTTTATAAGGACGGCAATTTAAAGAAAGTTTTAAATGGCGAGAAAGTAGGTACAATAGTGGAGGCGTAA
- a CDS encoding 1-deoxy-D-xylulose-5-phosphate reductoisomerase has translation MKRITILGSSGSIGKQTLNIISKMKENVCIEGLAVGSNIKILKSQIKKFKPASVSVNSPAEAQNLKKWCISNNIKTDVYKGNTGLEKLTTMPKTDMILAAIIGAVGLKSIIAAIKAKKDIAIANKEAIVMAGSYIMKLAAENGVSVLPVDSEHSAIFQCCTDEKKSQIKRIILTASGGPFYKYDKDFSKITVEQALDHPTWKMGRKITVDSATLMNKGLEAIEASVLFGVSIDKVEIIIHPQSVVHSMVEYVDGSVIAQLSNPDMKLPIQYALTYPERLPSNIKPLNLIEINKLEFYNPDFNKFPCLSLAYYAAQKGYTVPAVMNAANEMAVASFLNKEIKFTDIAKIVGRTIKTHKISKSTSLDTFIEADYWARHYAEKLINEI, from the coding sequence ATGAAAAGAATAACGATTTTAGGATCATCAGGTTCAATAGGGAAACAAACTCTTAACATAATTTCTAAAATGAAAGAGAATGTTTGTATTGAAGGTCTTGCCGTTGGATCTAACATAAAAATTTTAAAATCGCAGATTAAAAAATTTAAACCCGCATCGGTATCCGTAAACAGTCCTGCCGAGGCTCAAAACTTAAAAAAGTGGTGTATTTCAAATAATATAAAAACTGACGTTTACAAAGGAAATACAGGCCTTGAAAAACTTACAACAATGCCAAAAACTGATATGATTCTTGCCGCTATCATCGGAGCTGTTGGCTTAAAATCCATTATAGCTGCAATAAAAGCGAAAAAAGATATTGCTATTGCAAATAAAGAAGCCATTGTTATGGCAGGAAGTTATATAATGAAACTTGCTGCTGAAAACGGCGTTTCAGTACTTCCTGTTGATAGCGAACATTCTGCGATATTCCAATGCTGTACTGATGAGAAAAAGTCACAGATAAAAAGAATAATTCTTACGGCTTCCGGCGGACCATTTTATAAATATGACAAAGATTTTTCCAAAATAACAGTTGAGCAGGCTTTAGATCATCCGACGTGGAAAATGGGCAGGAAAATAACGGTTGACAGCGCCACTCTTATGAATAAAGGCCTTGAAGCCATTGAAGCGTCTGTTCTTTTCGGTGTATCCATAGATAAAGTTGAAATTATTATACATCCGCAATCTGTAGTGCATTCAATGGTGGAATACGTCGATGGTTCGGTTATAGCGCAGCTTTCAAATCCGGACATGAAACTTCCGATACAGTACGCTTTAACCTATCCAGAAAGACTGCCGTCAAATATTAAACCGCTAAACCTTATTGAAATCAATAAATTAGAATTTTACAATCCTGATTTTAATAAATTTCCGTGTTTGAGTCTTGCGTACTATGCGGCCCAAAAAGGATATACTGTGCCTGCAGTAATGAATGCCGCAAATGAGATGGCAGTTGCTTCTTTTTTAAATAAAGAAATAAAGTTTACGGATATTGCAAAAATTGTAGGAAGAACCATAAAAACCCATAAGATTTCAAAGAGTACATCATTGGATACTTTTATTGAAGCTGACTATTGGGCGAGACACTATGCAGAAAAATTAATTAATGAAATATAA
- the rpsB gene encoding 30S ribosomal protein S2: MANITMKALLEAGVHFGHQTRRWNPKMAKFIFGMRNKIHIIDLQKTLKELKKNYKVVRNFTSTGKDIIFVGTKKQARLPIKEEALRCGAYFVSERWLGGTLTNFETLKKSITRYKEIEDMKETGVFKLLSKKEQSRIEKERIKLEKSLEGLKNMSSLPGLMFVVDSHEETTAILEARKLEIPIVAVCDTNCNPDLVDYPIPGNDDAIRAVKLFCTVIADAVLEGKSIIGKQEDNKVKEAAIEVK; the protein is encoded by the coding sequence GTGGCAAATATTACGATGAAGGCTTTGCTTGAAGCCGGCGTCCATTTCGGACATCAAACCAGAAGATGGAATCCCAAAATGGCAAAGTTTATTTTTGGAATGAGAAATAAAATTCACATCATTGATCTTCAGAAAACCCTCAAAGAATTAAAAAAAAATTACAAAGTTGTGAGAAATTTTACTTCTACAGGAAAAGACATAATATTTGTGGGAACAAAGAAACAAGCGCGGCTTCCCATAAAGGAAGAAGCTCTGCGATGTGGAGCATATTTTGTTTCTGAAAGATGGCTCGGCGGGACGCTTACAAATTTTGAAACCTTGAAGAAATCAATTACAAGATACAAAGAAATAGAAGATATGAAAGAGACCGGAGTTTTTAAACTTCTTTCAAAAAAGGAGCAATCGCGGATTGAAAAAGAGAGAATAAAACTTGAGAAATCTCTGGAAGGCCTTAAAAATATGTCAAGTCTTCCAGGACTTATGTTTGTTGTAGATTCTCATGAAGAAACAACAGCTATTTTAGAAGCGAGAAAACTTGAAATTCCGATTGTTGCAGTCTGTGATACAAACTGCAATCCGGATTTGGTTGACTATCCTATTCCTGGAAATGATGATGCAATAAGAGCTGTAAAGCTTTTCTGCACTGTTATTGCAGACGCCGTTTTGGAAGGCAAAAGTATAATCGGAAAGCAAGAAGACAACAAGGTGAAAGAAGCGGCTATTGAAGTAAAATAA
- a CDS encoding indolepyruvate ferredoxin oxidoreductase subunit alpha: protein MAYQINENACVGCGACAGSCPVSAIEQKEDKYTINSDKCKGCGVCESTCPVSAISQK, encoded by the coding sequence ATGGCATATCAAATTAATGAAAATGCTTGTGTAGGGTGTGGAGCATGTGCGGGAAGTTGTCCCGTTTCAGCTATTGAACAGAAAGAAGACAAATATACAATTAATTCTGATAAGTGTAAAGGATGTGGAGTATGTGAATCAACTTGCCCAGTAAGCGCAATTTCTCAAAAATGA
- the ispG gene encoding flavodoxin-dependent (E)-4-hydroxy-3-methylbut-2-enyl-diphosphate synthase, with amino-acid sequence MKFYKRTETRKISIGSVIIGGGSPVAVQSMTNTNSRDWKATVRQIKQLEETGCEIVRISLPDIESACNLGKIKKSIKIPLVADVHFDYRIALEAIKQGADKLRINSGNIGSKDKISVLAKEAKKAHIPIRIGVNAGSLKEVHNFSDNFLRAKALSSAAMEHVKILEKHNFQDIVVSLKASDIDTTVKAYKIFASKRNYPLHLGITEAGSIFSGTVKSAAGLSIMLYDGIGDTIRISLTANPVEEVKTAYSLLQSMELRSSGIEIVSCPTCSRCEVDLIKIVSEIEKKTSAMKNLKRFSKPVKVALMGCIVNGPGEAKDADFGIAGGKNTGILFKNGKLIGKVNVDKWVEKIISMIKSYCR; translated from the coding sequence ATGAAATTTTATAAAAGAACCGAAACAAGAAAAATAAGTATCGGAAGCGTTATAATAGGAGGCGGGTCTCCTGTTGCTGTCCAGTCGATGACAAATACAAATTCAAGAGACTGGAAAGCTACCGTAAGACAAATAAAACAACTTGAAGAAACAGGCTGTGAAATCGTACGTATTTCTCTTCCCGATATAGAATCTGCTTGTAATTTAGGCAAAATAAAAAAAAGTATTAAAATCCCCTTGGTTGCAGACGTTCATTTTGACTATAGAATAGCACTTGAAGCAATAAAGCAGGGCGCTGATAAATTAAGAATTAATTCAGGGAATATAGGTTCAAAAGATAAAATAAGTGTTTTGGCAAAAGAAGCAAAAAAAGCGCATATACCCATACGAATTGGAGTTAACGCTGGATCTTTAAAAGAAGTTCATAATTTTTCCGATAATTTTTTACGGGCAAAAGCTCTTTCAAGTGCAGCAATGGAACATGTAAAAATTTTAGAAAAGCACAATTTTCAAGACATAGTTGTTTCTTTAAAAGCTTCAGATATTGATACGACAGTAAAAGCATATAAAATTTTTGCTTCAAAAAGAAATTATCCTCTTCATCTGGGAATAACGGAAGCAGGTTCAATTTTCAGCGGGACCGTAAAATCGGCGGCTGGGCTTAGCATAATGTTGTACGATGGTATCGGCGACACTATCAGGATTTCTCTTACCGCAAATCCTGTTGAAGAAGTTAAAACAGCTTATTCTCTTTTGCAGTCTATGGAACTTCGAAGTTCAGGAATAGAGATTGTTTCATGTCCCACATGTTCCAGATGTGAAGTTGATTTAATAAAGATAGTTTCAGAAATTGAAAAGAAAACTTCTGCAATGAAAAACTTGAAGAGATTTTCTAAACCTGTAAAAGTGGCTTTGATGGGTTGCATTGTAAACGGTCCGGGAGAAGCAAAAGACGCAGATTTTGGCATAGCCGGAGGAAAGAATACGGGAATATTGTTTAAAAACGGCAAGCTTATAGGAAAGGTCAATGTAGATAAATGGGTTGAGAAAATTATTTCTATGATAAAAAGTTATTGTAGGTAA
- a CDS encoding isoprenyl transferase, translating to MIPGHVAIIMDGNGRWAEKRSLPRTFGHKQGGKTVKKIVKAASNLGIRILTLYAFSTENWKRPQSEIKELFSLIMQFIKEELIELNNCIKLRILGDLSKFPENIRTEIENASKITSQNTGLELNIALNYGARQELIHAFEEMSKQNIKKPTEEIISSFLYTAGQPDPDLLIRTSGEFRISNFLLWQIAYSEIYITDKLWPDFTQQDLETAVSEFQKRERHFGGL from the coding sequence TTGATACCCGGACATGTAGCTATTATAATGGATGGGAATGGCAGATGGGCGGAGAAAAGATCTTTGCCTAGAACTTTTGGTCATAAGCAGGGGGGCAAAACCGTAAAAAAGATTGTTAAGGCCGCAAGTAATCTTGGAATCAGGATTTTGACCTTATATGCTTTTTCTACCGAAAATTGGAAAAGGCCGCAATCTGAAATAAAAGAATTGTTTTCTTTGATAATGCAGTTTATAAAGGAAGAATTAATAGAGTTAAACAACTGCATTAAATTGAGAATACTTGGAGATTTGTCAAAATTTCCTGAAAATATAAGAACTGAAATTGAAAATGCCAGTAAGATTACATCTCAAAATACGGGGCTTGAGTTAAATATAGCTTTAAATTATGGAGCAAGACAGGAACTTATACATGCTTTTGAAGAAATGTCAAAACAGAATATAAAAAAACCTACAGAAGAAATTATCTCGTCTTTTTTGTACACAGCCGGACAGCCTGATCCAGATTTACTTATCCGCACTTCGGGAGAATTCAGAATATCAAATTTTCTTCTCTGGCAAATCGCGTATTCTGAAATTTACATAACAGATAAATTATGGCCTGATTTTACACAGCAGGATTTAGAAACTGCGGTTTCAGAATTTCAAAAAAGAGAGAGACATTTCGGCGGTTTATAA
- the tsf gene encoding translation elongation factor Ts, with product MMSTELITRLREMTGAGIMDCRNALKESDNDIDKACQWLREKGIASAVKRAGKSAKQGLVQSYIHGNGTLGVLLEVNCETDFVVKTRDFQSLVKEVAMQIAAASPNYVSREQVPAGIIEAEKEIYKAQLKEEGKPEKVHDKIIEGKIEKFYSQVCLYDQIYIKDASGKETIKDLVVNAIAKTGENIVIKRFARFKLGEE from the coding sequence ATAATGTCAACCGAGCTTATAACAAGGTTAAGGGAAATGACCGGCGCGGGAATAATGGATTGTAGAAATGCGTTAAAAGAATCAGATAACGATATAGATAAAGCCTGCCAGTGGCTTAGAGAAAAAGGTATAGCGTCAGCCGTTAAAAGAGCGGGAAAATCTGCAAAACAGGGACTTGTCCAGTCATACATACACGGCAACGGTACGCTCGGTGTTTTACTTGAAGTAAATTGTGAAACTGATTTCGTCGTAAAAACTAGAGATTTTCAAAGTTTGGTTAAGGAAGTTGCTATGCAGATTGCCGCCGCTTCCCCTAATTATGTTTCACGCGAGCAAGTGCCGGCAGGCATCATAGAAGCTGAAAAAGAAATTTATAAAGCTCAGCTTAAGGAAGAAGGCAAGCCAGAAAAAGTTCATGATAAAATCATTGAAGGCAAAATTGAAAAATTTTACAGTCAAGTGTGTTTGTACGACCAAATTTATATAAAGGATGCCTCAGGTAAAGAAACAATAAAAGATTTGGTTGTAAATGCTATTGCAAAAACCGGCGAGAATATAGTAATAAAAAGATTTGCAAGATTTAAACTCGGAGAAGAATAA